One genomic window of Paeniglutamicibacter sp. Y32M11 includes the following:
- a CDS encoding cysteine desulfurase family protein produces the protein MSPTYLDHAATTPMSGAALSAMTHELAQTGNPSSLHGAGRRAHRVMEEAREQLAAAAGAHPSEIIFTSGGTESDNLALKGLYWSRTAIDPTRTRIIVPTIEHHAVLDTVEWLAAHQGATISWLEVDTDGVINLADLSALINQNPADIALITCMWANNEVGSIQPIHRVVALAEPHGIPVHSDAVQAFTSVPTHFADSGLATMAISGHKIGGPVGIGALLVRRNVTLTPVQHGGGHERALRSGTLNSASAAGFAAAASTAAATLGTENERLATLRDSLITSIGRLIPEAVLNGSADPQHTGTRLPGNVHFTFPGCEGDSLLFVLDMLGIHSSTGSACTAGVPRPSHVLLAMGRDEGTARGAQRFSLGHTTGTSDVEKLVAALPEAYERAKKAGMAAQISSIQTAGTGFTR, from the coding sequence ATGAGCCCCACATACCTAGACCACGCCGCCACGACGCCGATGTCCGGCGCCGCGTTGAGCGCCATGACCCATGAGCTGGCGCAGACCGGTAACCCCTCCTCGCTGCACGGCGCCGGGCGTCGCGCCCACCGAGTGATGGAAGAAGCCCGGGAACAGCTGGCCGCGGCGGCCGGGGCACACCCCTCCGAGATCATTTTTACCTCCGGTGGAACCGAATCGGACAATCTTGCGCTCAAGGGTTTGTACTGGAGCCGCACGGCGATTGATCCCACCCGCACCCGCATCATCGTGCCCACCATCGAACACCACGCGGTCTTGGATACCGTCGAATGGCTGGCCGCCCACCAGGGTGCCACCATTTCCTGGCTCGAGGTGGATACCGACGGAGTCATCAACCTTGCCGACCTCTCGGCACTGATCAACCAGAACCCCGCGGACATCGCGCTGATCACCTGCATGTGGGCCAACAATGAGGTCGGCAGCATCCAACCGATCCACCGGGTCGTGGCGCTCGCCGAACCCCATGGCATCCCGGTGCATAGTGATGCCGTGCAGGCCTTCACCTCGGTGCCCACGCACTTTGCCGATTCGGGACTGGCCACCATGGCCATCTCCGGGCACAAGATCGGCGGACCGGTGGGCATCGGCGCGCTGCTGGTGCGCCGAAATGTGACCCTGACCCCCGTGCAGCACGGCGGCGGGCATGAACGTGCGTTGCGTTCGGGAACCTTGAACTCCGCCTCCGCCGCTGGCTTTGCCGCGGCCGCCAGTACCGCTGCCGCCACGCTGGGCACCGAGAACGAACGCCTAGCCACGCTGCGCGACAGCCTGATCACCTCCATCGGGAGATTGATCCCCGAAGCTGTCTTGAACGGCAGCGCGGATCCGCAGCACACGGGCACCCGGCTTCCGGGTAACGTGCACTTCACCTTCCCGGGCTGCGAGGGGGACTCGTTGCTATTTGTGCTGGACATGCTCGGCATCCATTCCTCCACCGGCTCCGCGTGCACCGCCGGGGTACCGCGGCCCTCACACGTATTGTTGGCCATGGGCCGCGATGAAGGAACCGCACGTGGCGCACAACGCTTCAGCCTCGGGCATACAACTGGCACTTCGGACGTTGAGAAGTTGGTGGCGGCTTTACCCGAAGCGTACGAGCGCGCCAAAAAGGCCGGAATGGCCGCACAAATCAGTAGCATTCAAACGGCAGGGACAGGGTTTACGCGATGA
- the mnmA gene encoding tRNA 2-thiouridine(34) synthase MnmA — protein sequence MKVLAAMSGGVDSAVAAARAVEAGHEVVGVHLALSRMPGTLRTGSRGCCTVEDSNDAWRACDKLGIPYYVWDFSERFKEDVVEDFIAEYQAGRTPNPCMRCNERIKFAALLEKAIALGFDAVCTGHYAKVIRDEEGHPELHRAADWAKDQSYVLGVLTHEQLEHCIFPLAETPSKAEVRAEAEARGLSVANKPDSYDICFIPDGDTRGWLAERIDMTKGEIVDQEGTSLGEHEGAHAFTVGQRKGLKLGTPAADGKPRFVLEIRPKENKVIVGPEALLAVDELRGIRISWAGLPIAEASAGTEFDCMVQVRAHGDPVDARASVQLQEDGSSVLVATIINPMRGVAPGQTMVIYQGTRVLGQATIESARSTAWDPSLIS from the coding sequence ATGAAGGTTTTGGCAGCGATGAGCGGCGGAGTTGACTCCGCCGTGGCGGCGGCACGAGCCGTTGAAGCAGGCCACGAGGTCGTGGGGGTGCACCTGGCGCTGAGCCGGATGCCCGGAACCCTGCGCACCGGATCGAGGGGCTGTTGCACGGTGGAGGATTCCAACGATGCCTGGCGCGCCTGCGATAAACTCGGCATCCCGTACTACGTGTGGGATTTCTCCGAGCGCTTTAAGGAAGACGTGGTGGAGGACTTCATCGCCGAGTACCAGGCCGGTCGCACGCCCAACCCCTGCATGCGCTGCAATGAGCGCATCAAGTTCGCCGCGCTGCTGGAAAAGGCCATCGCCCTGGGTTTTGACGCGGTATGCACCGGGCATTACGCCAAGGTGATTCGTGATGAAGAAGGACATCCGGAACTGCACCGCGCCGCGGACTGGGCCAAGGATCAGTCCTACGTGCTGGGCGTGCTGACCCACGAACAGCTGGAGCACTGCATCTTCCCGCTGGCCGAGACCCCCTCCAAGGCCGAGGTGCGGGCCGAGGCCGAGGCCCGCGGGCTCTCGGTGGCCAATAAGCCCGACAGCTATGACATCTGCTTCATTCCCGATGGGGATACCCGCGGGTGGCTGGCCGAGCGCATCGACATGACCAAGGGTGAGATCGTTGACCAGGAGGGCACCTCCCTGGGCGAGCATGAGGGCGCCCACGCCTTCACCGTCGGACAGCGCAAGGGCCTGAAGCTTGGCACCCCGGCGGCCGATGGCAAGCCACGCTTCGTGCTGGAGATCCGCCCCAAGGAAAACAAGGTCATCGTTGGCCCGGAGGCGCTGTTGGCCGTTGATGAGCTGCGCGGCATCCGGATTTCCTGGGCCGGGCTGCCGATTGCCGAGGCGAGCGCCGGCACCGAATTCGACTGCATGGTTCAGGTCCGTGCCCACGGTGATCCAGTTGATGCCCGTGCCAGCGTGCAGCTACAGGAGGATGGCTCCAGCGTGCTGGTGGCCACGATCATCAACCCGATGCGCGGCGTAGCACCGGGTCAGACCATGGTGATCTACCAGGGCACCCGAGTGCTGGGACAGGCCACCATCGAATCGGCGCGCTCCACGGCATGGGACCCGAGCCTGATTTCCTGA
- a CDS encoding VOC family protein, whose product MTSRLASISIDATNPRVVADFWCAVLGWHVIEEDDDGIGIGPSDGAWPAIEVFAVPEVKSVKNRLHFDLRADGVSTALELERLLALGARRTDVGQGPDVSWVVLADPEGNEFCLLSRTVQDLKNQG is encoded by the coding sequence ATGACCAGTCGACTTGCCTCCATCAGCATCGATGCGACAAATCCCCGCGTGGTGGCCGATTTTTGGTGCGCGGTGCTGGGTTGGCACGTGATCGAAGAAGACGACGATGGCATCGGCATCGGACCATCGGACGGTGCCTGGCCGGCCATCGAAGTGTTCGCTGTACCCGAGGTCAAGAGCGTGAAAAACCGGTTGCACTTTGACCTGCGGGCGGATGGGGTGTCCACCGCTCTGGAGCTTGAACGTTTGCTGGCCCTTGGCGCGCGGCGTACCGACGTCGGTCAGGGGCCCGATGTCAGCTGGGTGGTTCTGGCCGATCCCGAGGGCAACGAGTTTTGCCTGCTTTCGCGCACGGTCCAGGACCTCAAGAATCAGGGATGA
- a CDS encoding ABC transporter substrate-binding protein — protein sequence MTRSKNGLRLAAAVVGISALALTACTGPAATPGASGSTSGGGAASAPITVGTTDKVTSLDPAASYDNGSFMVMNQIYPFLLNSKPGSAEPENDIVESAQFTTPTEYTVKLKAGLKWANGHDLDSKDVKNTFDRQVKIADPNGPSSLLGNLKSVAAPDATTVVFTLKKGNDQTFPQVLTSPVGPIVDDEIFPADKVVADDVIIKGKAFAGQYTIESYAKNSLVALKAYDGYKGLLGAPANTSANIKYYADSNNLKLDIQQGGIDVAWRSLSPTDVADLAKDKKVKVDKGPGGELRYIVFNFDIMPFGAKSDDADAAKSLAVRQAVANLIDRQAIATKVYKDTYTPVYSFVPQGFTGAIEPLKDLYGQDGGPSQDKAKAALEAAGVSTPVNLKLQYNPDHYGPSSGDEYAAVKGQLEAGGLFKVDLQSTEWVTYQKSRVTDYPAYQLGWFPDYSDADNYLSPFFAKDNFLGNKYDNPEVDNLINEQRVETDRAKRTALIEEIQTKVAGDLSTIPLLQGAQVAVSGADVKGVETTLDASFKFRMGAISK from the coding sequence ATGACCCGCTCGAAGAACGGCCTGCGTCTCGCCGCAGCCGTGGTTGGCATTTCTGCCCTGGCCCTGACCGCTTGCACCGGCCCCGCGGCAACGCCGGGGGCCAGCGGCTCCACATCTGGCGGCGGTGCCGCCAGCGCACCCATCACCGTAGGCACCACGGACAAGGTGACGTCTCTGGACCCCGCCGCATCCTATGACAACGGTTCGTTCATGGTCATGAACCAGATCTACCCGTTCCTGCTGAACTCCAAGCCCGGATCGGCCGAACCGGAGAACGACATCGTCGAGTCCGCCCAATTCACCACCCCGACCGAGTACACGGTCAAGCTCAAGGCGGGACTCAAGTGGGCCAATGGCCACGACCTGGATTCCAAGGACGTAAAGAACACCTTCGACCGACAGGTCAAGATCGCTGACCCGAACGGTCCCTCATCGCTACTGGGCAACCTGAAGAGTGTTGCTGCCCCGGATGCCACCACCGTGGTCTTCACGCTCAAGAAGGGCAACGACCAGACCTTCCCGCAGGTGCTCACCAGCCCCGTCGGTCCGATCGTTGACGACGAGATCTTCCCGGCCGACAAGGTCGTCGCCGATGACGTGATCATCAAGGGCAAGGCCTTTGCCGGTCAGTACACCATCGAGTCCTACGCGAAAAACTCGCTGGTAGCGCTCAAGGCCTATGACGGCTACAAGGGCTTGCTCGGAGCACCGGCCAATACCTCGGCCAATATCAAGTACTACGCGGATTCCAACAACCTGAAGCTGGACATCCAACAGGGTGGCATCGACGTGGCATGGCGTTCGCTCTCGCCCACCGACGTGGCCGACCTGGCCAAGGACAAGAAGGTCAAGGTCGATAAGGGCCCCGGTGGCGAACTGCGTTACATCGTCTTCAATTTCGACATCATGCCTTTCGGCGCGAAGTCTGACGACGCGGATGCCGCCAAGTCGCTGGCGGTTCGCCAGGCCGTAGCCAACCTCATCGACCGCCAGGCCATCGCCACCAAGGTCTACAAGGACACCTACACCCCGGTCTACTCGTTTGTGCCGCAGGGCTTCACCGGCGCCATCGAACCACTGAAGGATCTCTACGGCCAGGACGGTGGGCCGTCGCAGGACAAGGCCAAGGCAGCGCTGGAAGCCGCGGGCGTCAGCACCCCGGTCAACCTCAAGCTGCAGTACAACCCCGATCACTATGGCCCCAGCTCGGGCGATGAATACGCGGCGGTCAAGGGACAGCTGGAAGCCGGCGGCCTGTTCAAGGTTGACCTGCAGTCCACCGAATGGGTGACCTACCAAAAGTCACGTGTCACCGATTACCCGGCCTACCAGCTCGGTTGGTTCCCGGACTACTCGGATGCCGATAACTACCTGTCGCCATTCTTCGCCAAGGACAACTTCCTGGGTAACAAGTACGACAACCCCGAAGTTGACAACCTGATCAACGAGCAGCGGGTAGAAACCGATCGTGCCAAGCGCACGGCACTCATCGAGGAGATTCAGACCAAGGTCGCCGGCGATCTCTCCACGATTCCGCTCCTGCAGGGCGCACAGGTTGCCGTATCCGGCGCCGACGTCAAGGGCGTGGAGACCACGCTGGATGCTTCCTTCAAGTTCCGCATGGGCGCCATCTCTAAGTAG
- a CDS encoding ABC transporter permease: MATTINLTENPSVTPPPTRPAAKAGGSFARYLLTRFLLIFPTIFILVTLVFFLMRVTGDPITAALGGRLTPDQLAERISAAGYDRPVIVQYFEYLGQIFTGNFGRTISDNRAVTEVLATYGAATAELAVNSLIVALLIGIPFGLLAAKMRDRWPDALLRVFAILCYATPVFFAGLLLKLIFGVWLGWLPIAGRAGVTAELQLTGLQNPSGIFLLDALRSGNMSAASDVISHAILPAVALGLLTAGVFLRLVRTNVIGTLGRDYVEAGRSRGVSEYRLLTKHAYRPALIPIITVMGLQIALLLGGAVLTETTFEWKGLGFQLAQYLTARDFVAVQGIVVLLAVIVALTNFIVDIIAALIDPRVRF; encoded by the coding sequence ATGGCCACCACGATTAACCTGACCGAAAACCCCTCGGTCACCCCGCCGCCGACAAGACCGGCCGCCAAGGCGGGAGGCAGCTTTGCGCGCTATTTGCTCACACGCTTCCTGCTGATCTTCCCGACCATCTTTATCCTCGTTACCCTGGTGTTCTTCCTGATGCGCGTGACCGGTGACCCCATCACCGCGGCGCTGGGTGGACGATTAACCCCAGACCAGCTGGCCGAACGAATTTCCGCCGCCGGTTACGACCGCCCGGTCATCGTTCAGTACTTCGAATACCTTGGACAGATTTTTACCGGCAACTTCGGACGCACCATCTCCGATAACCGTGCCGTCACCGAGGTCCTGGCGACCTATGGTGCCGCGACCGCCGAGCTGGCAGTGAACTCGCTGATCGTCGCGCTGCTGATCGGCATCCCGTTCGGGTTGCTCGCGGCCAAAATGCGCGACCGCTGGCCCGATGCGCTGCTGCGTGTTTTCGCCATCCTGTGTTACGCCACCCCGGTGTTCTTTGCCGGCCTGCTGCTCAAACTCATCTTCGGAGTGTGGCTGGGCTGGCTACCGATCGCCGGACGGGCGGGAGTCACCGCCGAACTGCAGCTCACCGGGCTGCAGAACCCCAGCGGCATCTTCCTGCTTGACGCCTTGCGCTCGGGAAACATGAGCGCGGCATCCGATGTCATCTCGCACGCGATCCTGCCGGCGGTTGCCCTAGGCTTGCTCACCGCCGGAGTGTTCCTGCGCCTGGTGCGCACCAACGTCATCGGCACCCTGGGCCGAGACTACGTGGAGGCCGGGCGTTCGCGCGGCGTCTCCGAATACCGGCTGCTCACCAAACACGCCTATCGCCCCGCGCTGATTCCCATCATTACGGTCATGGGTCTGCAGATCGCGCTGCTGCTGGGCGGCGCGGTGCTCACCGAGACCACCTTCGAATGGAAGGGCCTGGGCTTCCAGCTGGCCCAGTACCTCACCGCGCGTGACTTCGTTGCGGTGCAGGGCATCGTGGTGCTGCTGGCCGTCATCGTCGCACTGACCAACTTCATCGTTGACATCATTGCCGCCCTCATCGACCCCCGAGTGAGGTTCTAA
- a CDS encoding ABC transporter permease, translating into MSTTTHVSVPPKRSLISRLPVISHLRMSAGLQRGMLVAGLVLTVAFLLTAALAPLIAPFGFSQMADADGDFPTQEAPGGKFIWGTTVGGFDVFSRTIWGAQTAVAVIVVAVLFSIFIGVFLGLVSGYIGGWLDRVLVVLADAIYAFPSLLLAIVMSIVISGGQSSLWGGIMAAAISITVVFIPQYFRVIRAETVRLKAEPFVESAKVIGASNWRIMSKHVFRNATRTLPLIFTLNASEALLTLAGLGFLGFGIEPTKASEWGFDLNRALSDATSGVWWTGVFPGVAIVLTVLGLTLVGESMNDLADPRLRTRRKAKRRGGKAAA; encoded by the coding sequence ATGAGTACAACAACTCACGTTTCGGTGCCACCGAAGCGATCGCTCATCTCTCGTCTTCCGGTGATCTCACACCTGCGCATGAGCGCCGGATTGCAGCGCGGCATGTTGGTGGCGGGTCTGGTCCTGACCGTCGCCTTCCTGCTCACCGCGGCACTTGCCCCGCTGATCGCCCCGTTTGGGTTCTCCCAAATGGCCGACGCCGACGGGGATTTCCCCACCCAGGAAGCCCCCGGCGGAAAGTTCATCTGGGGCACTACCGTCGGTGGCTTTGATGTGTTCTCGCGAACCATCTGGGGAGCCCAGACCGCCGTGGCCGTCATCGTAGTGGCGGTGCTCTTCTCCATCTTCATCGGTGTTTTCCTCGGTCTGGTCTCCGGGTACATCGGTGGCTGGCTTGACCGAGTGCTGGTCGTCTTGGCCGACGCGATTTACGCCTTCCCCTCCTTGCTGCTGGCCATCGTGATGTCCATCGTGATCTCCGGCGGGCAATCGAGTCTCTGGGGCGGCATCATGGCCGCGGCCATCTCCATCACCGTGGTTTTCATCCCGCAGTACTTCCGCGTCATCCGCGCCGAAACTGTCCGGCTGAAGGCCGAACCCTTTGTAGAATCCGCGAAGGTCATCGGCGCCTCAAACTGGCGCATCATGTCTAAACACGTTTTCCGCAACGCCACCCGCACGCTCCCGCTGATCTTTACGCTCAATGCCTCCGAGGCATTGCTGACCCTCGCGGGATTGGGCTTCCTGGGCTTCGGCATCGAACCGACCAAGGCCTCCGAATGGGGCTTTGACTTGAACCGCGCGCTGAGTGACGCGACCAGCGGCGTCTGGTGGACCGGTGTCTTCCCGGGTGTCGCCATCGTCCTAACAGTGCTCGGGCTGACGCTTGTGGGCGAATCCATGAATGACTTGGCGGATCCGCGTCTGCGGACACGCCGCAAGGCCAAGCGCCGCGGCGGAAAGGCAGCAGCATGA
- a CDS encoding ABC transporter ATP-binding protein produces the protein MKTNNVDTRADGAVLSIKDLEVTFTTDAGEVPAVRGVGFDVAAGEVVAVVGESGSGKSVTARTILGLLADTAVARGAVLLKGKNMLTLGPTQLRAARGEDVSMVFQEPSTALNPVYTVGWQIIEGIRAHTKISKKEAKVRAIEVLRKVGIPEPEVRVNYYPHQFSGGQKQRVIIAAALALNPSLIVADEPTTALDVTVQAEILELLRAVRDDFKTGIVLITHNMGVVADLADRVVVMYQGKIVESAPSVELFANPREDYTKALLAAVPHLGRHSASAGMSERSGQDREVLVEAKDLSIVYPGRLGSPAFRAVDEVSLKICAGEVYGLVGESGSGKTTIGRAIAGLNKISSGSLKVLGYEMLDYKERSFKKLRQDIGFVFQDPAASFNPQLSIGECVAEPLLVHRGFDPRAARTRVNELLEAVQLPAAFAQRFPHELSGGQRQRASLARALALDPKLLIADEPTSALDVSVQAKVLELFKELQAELGFAALFISHDLAVVDMLSTWVGVLYRGKLVEEGIGSQVMGNPEHPYTKRLIASLPVPDPVEQAARRTAFLKA, from the coding sequence ATGAAAACGAACAACGTAGACACGCGCGCAGACGGCGCGGTCCTGTCCATCAAGGACCTCGAAGTCACCTTCACCACCGATGCCGGTGAAGTTCCGGCGGTACGCGGCGTGGGCTTTGATGTTGCTGCCGGGGAAGTGGTGGCGGTGGTCGGCGAATCCGGTTCGGGTAAATCGGTCACCGCTCGCACCATCCTGGGCCTGCTGGCAGATACGGCGGTGGCCCGCGGCGCGGTGCTGCTCAAGGGCAAAAACATGCTCACCCTGGGCCCGACACAATTGCGTGCCGCCCGCGGCGAGGACGTCTCGATGGTCTTCCAGGAGCCGTCCACGGCGCTGAACCCGGTCTACACCGTGGGCTGGCAGATCATCGAGGGCATTCGAGCGCACACCAAAATCAGTAAGAAGGAAGCCAAGGTCCGCGCCATCGAGGTATTGCGCAAGGTTGGCATCCCGGAGCCCGAGGTGCGGGTGAACTACTACCCGCATCAATTCTCCGGTGGACAGAAGCAGCGTGTCATCATCGCCGCGGCACTGGCCCTGAACCCCTCGCTGATCGTCGCGGACGAGCCGACCACGGCCCTGGACGTCACGGTGCAGGCGGAAATTCTGGAGCTTTTGCGCGCGGTACGGGACGACTTTAAGACCGGGATCGTGCTGATCACCCACAATATGGGCGTGGTCGCCGACCTCGCGGACCGCGTGGTGGTGATGTACCAGGGCAAGATCGTGGAGAGTGCACCCAGCGTGGAGCTCTTTGCCAATCCACGTGAGGACTATACCAAGGCGTTGCTCGCGGCAGTCCCACACCTGGGACGGCATTCGGCCTCCGCCGGGATGAGCGAACGCTCGGGCCAGGATCGGGAGGTGCTGGTGGAGGCGAAAGACCTCTCCATCGTGTACCCCGGTCGACTCGGTTCACCGGCCTTCAGGGCCGTGGACGAGGTGTCGCTGAAGATCTGTGCCGGGGAGGTATACGGACTGGTGGGGGAGTCGGGCTCCGGCAAGACCACCATCGGTCGCGCCATTGCGGGGCTGAACAAGATCAGCAGCGGATCGCTGAAGGTGCTCGGCTACGAAATGCTCGATTACAAGGAACGCAGCTTTAAGAAGTTGCGCCAGGACATTGGCTTCGTTTTCCAGGATCCGGCGGCCAGCTTTAATCCGCAGCTGAGTATCGGTGAGTGTGTGGCCGAGCCGCTGCTGGTGCACCGGGGATTTGACCCACGAGCCGCACGAACTCGAGTTAATGAACTGCTCGAAGCGGTGCAGCTTCCTGCGGCCTTTGCCCAGCGTTTCCCGCACGAACTCTCCGGAGGCCAACGCCAGCGTGCCTCGCTGGCCAGGGCGCTGGCACTGGATCCGAAGCTGCTGATCGCCGACGAACCGACCAGTGCACTGGATGTGTCGGTGCAGGCCAAGGTGCTTGAGCTGTTTAAGGAATTGCAGGCGGAGTTGGGTTTCGCGGCCCTATTTATCTCCCATGACCTGGCCGTGGTGGACATGTTATCCACCTGGGTGGGCGTGCTGTACCGCGGCAAATTGGTGGAGGAGGGCATCGGATCCCAGGTCATGGGCAACCCGGAACATCCCTACACCAAGCGGCTGATCGCCTCGCTTCCGGTGCCGGACCCGGTGGAGCAAGCGGCACGGCGTACGGCCTTCCTGAAGGCCTAA
- a CDS encoding chorismate mutase, which yields MSQQNNPQADGGADTDPYDPTASSLADTVQDEVMAELLSIRGSIDNFDATLVYLLAERFKATQRVGHLKAVHSLPPSDPGREKAQIERLRRLAHEAHLDPEFAEKFMNFIISEVIRHHNTISATHAESGN from the coding sequence ATGAGCCAACAGAACAACCCGCAGGCAGACGGCGGCGCCGACACCGACCCCTATGACCCCACCGCATCATCCCTGGCCGACACGGTCCAGGACGAGGTCATGGCCGAATTGTTGTCGATTCGCGGCAGCATCGACAACTTCGATGCGACGCTTGTGTACCTGCTGGCCGAACGGTTTAAAGCCACGCAACGGGTGGGTCACCTCAAGGCCGTGCACTCCCTGCCGCCGAGTGATCCGGGACGCGAAAAGGCGCAGATCGAACGCCTGCGTCGCTTGGCCCATGAGGCGCATCTTGACCCGGAATTTGCCGAGAAGTTCATGAACTTCATCATTTCCGAGGTCATCAGGCACCACAACACGATTTCGGCAACGCACGCCGAGTCCGGAAACTAA
- the mtrA gene encoding MtrAB system response regulator MtrA, with translation MKARILVVDDDEALAEMIGIVLQNDGFEAVFCYDGAKALGVFREVKPDLVLLDLMLPGLDGIEVCKLIRAEDDVPIVMLTAKSDTADVVRGLESGADDYVPKPFKPAELVARVRARLRTGEQHAPETLKIGDLSIDVAGHRVTRADAPIGLTPLEFDLLVALARKPWQVFTREQLLEQVWGYRHAADTRLVNVHVQRLRSKVELDPESPEVVLTVRGVGYKAGQA, from the coding sequence ATGAAGGCACGCATCTTGGTTGTCGACGACGACGAGGCGCTGGCCGAAATGATCGGCATCGTGTTGCAGAATGATGGCTTTGAAGCCGTATTCTGCTACGACGGTGCCAAGGCATTAGGAGTTTTCCGCGAGGTCAAGCCCGATCTGGTGTTGCTCGATTTGATGTTGCCGGGGCTCGATGGCATTGAGGTCTGCAAGCTGATCCGCGCCGAAGATGACGTCCCGATCGTCATGCTGACCGCCAAATCTGATACCGCCGATGTGGTCCGTGGCCTGGAATCCGGCGCCGACGACTACGTCCCCAAACCCTTTAAACCGGCCGAGCTGGTGGCCCGCGTGCGTGCCCGGCTGCGCACCGGAGAACAGCATGCACCGGAGACCCTGAAAATTGGGGATTTGAGCATCGACGTCGCCGGGCACCGGGTGACTCGAGCGGATGCGCCGATCGGGTTGACCCCGCTGGAATTTGATCTGCTGGTGGCGCTGGCCCGCAAGCCGTGGCAAGTATTCACCCGCGAGCAGCTCCTCGAGCAGGTGTGGGGTTACCGCCACGCCGCCGATACTCGCCTGGTCAACGTGCATGTTCAGCGTCTACGCTCCAAGGTGGAACTGGATCCAGAAAGTCCCGAAGTTGTGCTCACCGTGCGCGGCGTCGGATATAAGGCCGGACAGGCCTGA